A genome region from Dehalococcoidales bacterium includes the following:
- a CDS encoding nitroreductase family protein produces the protein MLKELILENRSRRRFHQKPVERETLRELIDLARLSASGGNRQALKFAIVCDEDTNARVFPLIGLAGNPTQDEAPTAYIVILGDTEISKSYGCDHGIAAQSIMLGATEEGLGGCMVGIVDRKGLRKLLDIPGRYEILLLLILGWPKEKPIIDSLGADGDTQGTWDDEGVRHVPKRSLDELIIN, from the coding sequence ATGCTCAAAGAGCTGATACTAGAGAACAGAAGTCGACGGCGGTTCCACCAGAAACCGGTAGAGAGGGAAACGCTGCGGGAGCTAATCGACCTGGCCAGACTGTCGGCCTCAGGGGGCAACCGCCAGGCACTGAAATTCGCCATCGTCTGCGATGAGGATACCAATGCCCGCGTATTCCCACTCATAGGCCTGGCAGGGAACCCCACCCAGGATGAAGCTCCCACGGCCTACATCGTTATCCTCGGTGACACCGAGATAAGCAAGTCCTATGGCTGTGACCACGGAATAGCCGCTCAGAGCATAATGCTCGGTGCAACAGAGGAAGGTCTCGGTGGCTGTATGGTCGGCATAGTGGACCGAAAAGGACTCCGCAAGCTCCTGGATATCCCCGGACGCTACGAAATCCTCCTCCTGCTTATCCTCGGCTGGCCCAAAGAAAAGCCCATCATCGACTCCCTGGGTGCGGACGGCGATACACAGGGAACCTGGGACGATGAAGGTGTCCGTCACGTCCCCAAGCGCTCGCTGGACGAGCTTATCATTAACTAA